A stretch of the Parabacteroides timonensis genome encodes the following:
- a CDS encoding helix-turn-helix domain-containing protein, producing the protein MQSYRVPIILLLHYSGKNFHYSWFFVIFAGNEREMTHTDFDGIIFADTLQEFNALRYAGRVIHILCSGGNMGFTFQDTRYNIAAGDYVILPNATLVSEFSDSEDFQGILMNLSDAFVSSIAIRSNYGIIGYLSLLQNPVMKLSSHDFQICEQAMRCIRQRLKDKEHLFWEELMGSLLTAHILDLYDIHARSQNNMQVSERITVLLRNFIELLYNGEYIRNRDLDFYASRLCITPHYLSEICKKVSGKPATYWIDRFTLQEITRLLRQKELSLTTIAERMNFSSVSYFSRYVQKRMKITPSEYRKDISVR; encoded by the coding sequence ATGCAAAGTTACAGGGTACCTATCATTTTATTGTTGCATTATTCGGGGAAGAATTTTCACTATTCGTGGTTTTTCGTTATTTTCGCAGGAAATGAAAGAGAAATGACACATACAGACTTCGACGGGATTATTTTCGCCGATACATTGCAGGAATTTAATGCCTTACGATATGCTGGAAGAGTAATTCATATTCTTTGCAGCGGAGGAAATATGGGGTTTACATTTCAGGATACCCGTTATAACATCGCGGCCGGGGATTATGTAATTCTGCCCAATGCCACGCTCGTATCGGAATTTTCGGACTCCGAAGACTTTCAAGGTATTTTGATGAACCTTTCGGATGCGTTCGTTTCTTCGATAGCTATTCGCAGTAATTACGGTATTATAGGGTATCTATCGCTTTTACAGAATCCGGTTATGAAACTTTCCTCACATGATTTTCAAATATGCGAGCAGGCGATGCGCTGTATCCGGCAACGCCTGAAAGATAAAGAGCATCTGTTTTGGGAAGAATTGATGGGAAGCCTGCTTACGGCGCACATCCTCGACCTTTATGATATTCATGCACGCAGTCAGAATAACATGCAGGTATCGGAGCGTATTACGGTCTTACTGCGAAATTTCATAGAACTGTTATATAACGGCGAATATATCCGAAATCGAGATCTCGATTTTTATGCTTCCCGGCTTTGCATAACACCTCATTATCTGTCGGAGATATGTAAAAAGGTAAGCGGCAAACCTGCCACTTATTGGATCGACCGCTTTACCCTTCAAGAGATTACCCGCTTGCTGCGACAAAAAGAGTTGTCTTTAACTACGATTGCCGAACGAATGAATTTCTCCTCTGTTTCTTATTTCAGTCGGTATGTGCAAAAGAGGATGAAGATAACGCCGTCAGAGTATAGGAAAGATATATCTGTCCGCTAA
- a CDS encoding YkvA family protein, whose product MNRNRIEDVPFEEVHEVQKYGTYYSDNRFWKKIERVAKKVGATVLLPVFTLYYTLQDEKVPVKHKAYIIGALGYFILPIDLIPDGILPVIGFTDDIAVMTLVISMIKDSITPEIKARANERVAEIMGTDRV is encoded by the coding sequence ATGAATAGAAATAGGATTGAAGATGTGCCTTTCGAAGAGGTGCACGAAGTACAAAAGTACGGTACGTATTATTCGGATAACCGCTTTTGGAAAAAGATAGAACGGGTAGCGAAGAAGGTCGGCGCTACGGTGCTGTTGCCTGTTTTCACACTCTATTATACATTGCAGGACGAGAAGGTGCCGGTGAAGCATAAAGCGTATATCATCGGTGCGCTCGGTTATTTTATCCTGCCGATAGACCTGATACCCGACGGGATTCTTCCGGTGATCGGCTTTACCGACGATATTGCCGTCATGACCCTCGTCATCAGTATGATCAAGGATAGCATCACCCCGGAAATCAAAGCCCGTGCCAATGAGCGGGTGGCAGAGATTATGGGGACGGATAGGGTCTGA
- the bioD gene encoding dethiobiotin synthase, protein MKGKVLFISGIDTNVGKTYATGILARQLAAEGHTVITQKMIQTGCTDISEDIEMHRQLMGIPFTEEDKAGLTCPYIFTYPCSPHMAAERDGRRIELDTITRATNELQERYEYVLLEGAGGLMVPNNFESLTIDYVREQQYPLILVTSGKLGSINHTLLSLYACRQQGIQVHSVIYNLYPHTDQLIEDNTLAYLRQYIRREWPDTHLLLLPKAGPSPSNSSMVIPAEWHRQPTVAR, encoded by the coding sequence ATGAAAGGAAAAGTATTATTTATCTCAGGTATCGACACGAATGTCGGTAAAACCTATGCCACCGGAATCCTCGCCCGCCAGCTAGCAGCCGAAGGTCACACAGTCATTACCCAAAAGATGATTCAGACAGGCTGTACAGACATTTCGGAAGATATTGAAATGCATCGCCAATTGATGGGAATCCCCTTTACGGAAGAAGATAAAGCCGGCCTCACCTGCCCCTATATCTTCACCTATCCCTGCTCCCCTCACATGGCAGCCGAACGGGACGGTCGCCGGATCGAACTCGACACGATCACCCGCGCGACGAATGAACTGCAGGAACGTTACGAGTACGTCCTCCTCGAAGGGGCAGGCGGACTGATGGTGCCGAACAATTTCGAATCGTTAACGATCGACTATGTTCGCGAGCAGCAATACCCGCTTATCCTCGTCACCTCCGGCAAACTGGGAAGCATCAATCATACGTTGCTGAGCCTCTATGCCTGCCGTCAGCAAGGGATTCAAGTACACAGCGTTATTTATAACCTATATCCGCATACCGACCAGCTGATTGAAGACAACACACTGGCATATCTCCGGCAATACATTCGCCGTGAATGGCCGGATACGCATCTGCTTCTTCTTCCGAAAGCAGGTCCTTCTCCTTCCAATTCCAGCATGGTAATCCCAGCCGAATGGCATAGGCAACCCACAGTTGCAAGATAG
- the bioC gene encoding malonyl-ACP O-methyltransferase BioC produces the protein METVERIITRFSRALDSYDQYAEAQQQICRKLTALLSRYTGMHFRRALEIGCGTGGFTHLLKESCVIDEWYLNDLCEGCYEKITRLFPGQSIAFIAGNAEEIPFPGSLDLIASASAFQWMKEPVTFLHKLADMLTPNGTLVFNTFAPGNLAEIKQLTGKGLDYPTPEQLTEWLTADFNLLHLRQEEIVLTFDTPLDVLRHLKYTGVTATSDGYWTRRLQENFCRNYTALYGTKDHKVTLTYCPVYVLAIKK, from the coding sequence AGCCCAGCAGCAAATCTGCCGGAAACTAACCGCCCTATTATCGCGTTACACCGGCATGCACTTCCGGCGTGCCCTCGAAATCGGCTGCGGCACAGGTGGTTTCACCCACCTGTTGAAAGAAAGTTGTGTCATCGACGAATGGTATTTGAATGACCTTTGTGAAGGTTGCTACGAGAAGATCACCCGACTCTTTCCCGGTCAGTCGATCGCTTTTATCGCCGGGAATGCCGAAGAAATCCCTTTCCCCGGCAGTCTGGACCTGATCGCTTCCGCTTCCGCTTTCCAATGGATGAAGGAGCCGGTCACCTTCCTGCATAAGCTGGCGGACATGTTAACGCCCAACGGCACATTGGTATTCAACACCTTTGCCCCCGGTAACCTGGCAGAGATCAAGCAACTGACAGGCAAAGGTCTCGACTACCCTACTCCCGAACAACTAACAGAATGGCTGACGGCAGACTTCAATCTGCTTCACCTCCGGCAAGAAGAGATCGTCCTCACCTTCGACACACCGCTCGACGTACTCCGCCATCTGAAATATACGGGGGTGACTGCCACGAGCGACGGCTACTGGACACGCCGTCTCCAGGAAAATTTCTGCCGCAATTACACCGCCCTGTACGGTACAAAAGATCACAAAGTAACACTCACTTACTGCCCGGTTTACGTCCTCGCAATAAAAAAATAA